The following coding sequences are from one Pyxidicoccus xibeiensis window:
- a CDS encoding DUF1844 domain-containing protein — MSSGDEKRGETFVMRGEARSASEESISFSTFIVGLGSAVLIHLGDAPNPETGQKEKDLPLARQNLDLLSMLRLKTRGNLTAEEEKLFDGLLTDLRLRFVEASKR; from the coding sequence ATGAGCTCCGGGGACGAGAAGCGCGGCGAGACCTTCGTGATGCGGGGGGAAGCGCGCTCCGCGTCCGAGGAGTCCATTTCGTTCAGCACCTTCATCGTGGGGTTGGGCTCCGCGGTGCTCATCCACCTCGGTGACGCTCCGAATCCGGAGACGGGCCAGAAGGAGAAGGACCTGCCGCTGGCCCGGCAGAACCTGGACCTGCTGTCCATGCTGCGGCTGAAGACGCGGGGCAACCTGACGGCGGAGGAGGAGAAGCTCTTCGACGGGCTCCTCACCGACCTGCGCCTGCGCTTCGTGGAGGCGAGCAAGCGGTGA
- the thiE gene encoding thiamine phosphate synthase, giving the protein MNVPSRPMLPRGPYLLCDDTVLPDVPLVDKAARLVAGGARVVQLRMKRTPPRDALAAAREVAALCRRAGALCLVNDRVDLALLAGADGVHVGDDDLPPEAARELLGPGRLVGVTVRGVEGARVAQAAGADYVGVGPLFGTTTKQVAAPVLGLESFAAVVRDSPLPVVGIGGVGLANIGRVAAAGAHGAAVVSDALLAEDIAERVRLLLAAFERGRSGD; this is encoded by the coding sequence ATGAACGTCCCGTCCCGCCCCATGCTTCCCCGAGGCCCGTATCTGCTGTGCGACGACACCGTCCTGCCGGACGTCCCGCTGGTGGACAAGGCGGCGCGGCTGGTCGCGGGTGGGGCGCGGGTGGTGCAACTGCGCATGAAGCGCACACCGCCCCGGGATGCCCTGGCCGCCGCGCGGGAGGTGGCCGCGCTGTGCCGCCGCGCGGGCGCGCTGTGCCTGGTGAACGACCGGGTGGACCTGGCGCTGCTGGCGGGCGCGGACGGGGTGCATGTGGGCGACGACGACCTGCCGCCGGAGGCCGCGCGCGAGCTGCTGGGGCCCGGCAGGCTGGTGGGCGTGACGGTGCGGGGGGTGGAGGGGGCGCGGGTGGCCCAGGCGGCGGGCGCGGACTACGTGGGCGTGGGGCCGCTCTTCGGCACGACGACGAAGCAGGTGGCGGCGCCGGTGCTGGGCCTGGAGTCCTTCGCCGCGGTGGTGCGGGACAGTCCGCTGCCGGTGGTGGGCATTGGCGGCGTGGGGCTGGCGAACATCGGCCGGGTGGCGGCGGCGGGCGCGCATGGCGCGGCGGTGGTGTCCGACGCCCTGCTCGCCGAGGACATCGCCGAGCGGGTGCGGCTGCTCCTGGCCGCGTTTGAACGGGGAAGGTCGGGGGACTAG
- a CDS encoding gamma-glutamyl-gamma-aminobutyrate hydrolase family protein: protein MNNHPRHHGPPPRRPNIGITPDWSQPEDQAFPRYELKVPYSDAVLRAGGLPFVLPYSDDPTCVEAYLDRVSGVLITGGAFDIPPEAYGETAREGLGALKEGRTAFEAALMKGALKRNMPVLGVCGGMQLLNVVLGGTLFQDIGREVPGAREHEQKHDRTQPQHPVEVKNGTLLAEAVGYGQLMVNSTHHQAVRAAGQNVNVCAVAPDGVVEAIESTAHVFAVGVQWHPEYMATTIPVHVGLYKSFVQKAREHRR, encoded by the coding sequence ATGAACAACCATCCGCGTCACCACGGGCCGCCGCCGCGCCGCCCGAACATCGGCATCACCCCGGACTGGAGCCAGCCCGAGGACCAGGCCTTCCCCCGCTATGAGCTGAAGGTGCCGTACTCGGACGCGGTGCTGCGCGCGGGCGGGCTGCCCTTCGTGCTGCCGTACTCGGACGACCCGACGTGCGTGGAGGCGTACCTGGACCGCGTCTCCGGAGTGCTCATCACCGGTGGCGCGTTCGACATCCCTCCGGAGGCGTACGGGGAGACGGCGCGCGAGGGCCTGGGGGCGCTGAAGGAAGGCCGCACCGCGTTCGAGGCGGCGCTGATGAAGGGCGCGCTCAAGCGCAACATGCCGGTGCTGGGCGTGTGTGGCGGCATGCAGCTGCTCAACGTGGTGCTGGGCGGCACGCTGTTCCAGGACATCGGCCGCGAGGTGCCGGGTGCCCGCGAGCACGAGCAGAAGCATGACCGCACCCAGCCGCAGCACCCGGTGGAGGTGAAGAACGGCACGCTGCTGGCGGAGGCGGTGGGCTACGGGCAGCTGATGGTCAACTCCACGCACCACCAGGCGGTGCGGGCCGCCGGTCAGAATGTGAATGTCTGCGCGGTGGCGCCGGACGGCGTGGTGGAGGCCATCGAGTCCACGGCGCATGTCTTCGCCGTGGGCGTGCAGTGGCACCCCGAGTACATGGCCACCACCATTCCGGTGCACGTGGGCCTGTACAAGTCCTTCGTGCAGAAGGCGCGCGAGCACCGGCGTTGA
- the thiD gene encoding bifunctional hydroxymethylpyrimidine kinase/phosphomethylpyrimidine kinase, giving the protein MSPRVLLLAGHEPTGRAGLLADVAAVRARGGLPVAVPTAQTAQGTATFTWLASAPRILAAQVAAACELGPLHAVKWGMVPGPAQLAAASRALAGMDAWWVVDPVVRTSRGESLSRLSARGYLALAGPRVVLTPNLDEAAWLLRRPVARTVDEAVEAATALARYGFGAVLVKGGHLPDVEGLADVLATPARVRVLHGKWLARTPGRRGTGCRLASALATELGRGRTLDTAVRAARELVVRYLRTGTE; this is encoded by the coding sequence TTGAGTCCCCGGGTCCTCCTGCTGGCCGGGCACGAGCCCACGGGGAGGGCGGGGTTGCTGGCGGACGTGGCCGCCGTGCGCGCCCGGGGCGGGCTGCCGGTAGCCGTGCCCACGGCGCAGACGGCGCAGGGCACCGCGACGTTCACCTGGCTTGCGTCCGCGCCGCGCATCCTGGCCGCGCAGGTGGCCGCCGCGTGTGAGCTGGGGCCGCTGCACGCGGTGAAGTGGGGTATGGTGCCCGGGCCCGCGCAGCTGGCCGCCGCGAGCAGGGCCCTCGCGGGCATGGACGCGTGGTGGGTGGTGGACCCGGTGGTGCGCACGTCGCGCGGAGAGTCGCTGTCGCGCCTGTCCGCGCGGGGCTACCTGGCGCTGGCGGGCCCGCGCGTGGTGCTCACGCCCAACCTGGACGAGGCGGCCTGGTTGCTGCGCCGGCCAGTCGCCCGCACGGTGGATGAGGCCGTGGAGGCCGCCACCGCGCTGGCCCGGTACGGCTTTGGTGCGGTGCTGGTGAAGGGCGGGCACCTGCCGGACGTGGAGGGGCTGGCGGACGTGCTGGCCACGCCGGCACGGGTGCGGGTGCTGCACGGGAAGTGGCTGGCGCGCACGCCGGGGCGGAGGGGCACCGGCTGCCGGCTGGCCTCCGCGCTGGCGACGGAGCTCGGACGGGGACGCACGCTGGACACGGCGGTGCGCGCGGCCCGCGAGCTGGTGGTGCGCTACCTGCGTACGGGTACGGAGTAG
- the dnaB gene encoding replicative DNA helicase, with protein MDNVLDIREGRRVHEDLAAERAVLGAILADNTLTAAVGEVVHPDDFSSPAHAQIFAAMLKLDGQSKQVDHLTLAEELKVLGQLVAVGGPAYLMRLDQVVPLASNAVQYAQIVKDQALRRRLAHVGKEIQDLASTETGELEVLLDEAERKVFLLAEKKREGDLRPVSELMEQTLDLLDKMKAAATGVTGLSTGYIDLDMQLTGLHAGELIILAARPGVGKTSFAMNIAVHAALKENKAVGIFSLEMPADQLLMRLLASTARVDMKKLRGGRLTPHDEEKFQEMAGALYNAPIYIDDSGGLSPFDLRAKARRVKQKDPRLSLLVIDYLQLMHQKGKVESRQLEVAEISRALKQLAKELEVPIIALSQLNRKVEERKGGKPMLSDLRESGSIEQDADVVMFIHREESEEGPDGAPAQSSSTVIPVELIIAKQRNGPVGSIDLVFLSEYTRFESRTRGE; from the coding sequence ATGGATAACGTCCTCGACATCAGAGAAGGCCGGCGGGTTCACGAGGATCTGGCCGCTGAGCGCGCGGTGCTGGGTGCCATCCTCGCGGACAACACGCTCACGGCCGCCGTCGGTGAGGTGGTCCATCCGGACGACTTCTCCAGTCCCGCGCACGCGCAGATCTTCGCGGCGATGCTCAAGCTGGACGGCCAGTCCAAGCAGGTCGACCACCTGACGCTGGCCGAGGAGCTGAAGGTCCTCGGGCAGCTCGTCGCCGTGGGCGGCCCCGCGTACCTGATGCGGCTGGACCAGGTGGTGCCGCTGGCGTCCAACGCCGTCCAGTACGCGCAGATCGTCAAGGACCAGGCCCTGCGGCGGCGCCTGGCCCACGTGGGCAAGGAGATTCAAGACCTCGCCAGCACCGAGACGGGCGAGCTGGAGGTGCTGCTCGACGAGGCCGAGCGCAAGGTGTTCCTCCTCGCGGAGAAGAAGCGCGAGGGCGACCTGCGCCCCGTCAGCGAGCTGATGGAGCAGACGCTCGACCTGCTCGACAAGATGAAGGCCGCGGCCACGGGCGTGACGGGCCTGTCCACGGGCTACATCGACCTGGACATGCAGCTCACGGGTCTGCACGCGGGCGAGCTCATCATCCTCGCGGCGCGTCCCGGCGTCGGCAAGACGTCCTTCGCGATGAACATCGCGGTGCACGCGGCGCTGAAGGAGAACAAGGCGGTCGGCATCTTCAGCCTGGAAATGCCCGCGGACCAGCTGCTGATGCGTCTGCTGGCGTCCACCGCGCGCGTGGACATGAAGAAGCTGCGCGGCGGCCGGCTGACGCCGCACGACGAGGAGAAGTTCCAGGAGATGGCGGGCGCGCTCTACAACGCCCCCATCTACATCGACGACTCGGGTGGTCTGTCCCCGTTCGACCTTCGCGCCAAGGCGCGCCGCGTGAAGCAGAAGGACCCGCGGCTGTCGCTGCTCGTCATCGACTACCTCCAGCTGATGCACCAGAAGGGCAAGGTGGAGAGCCGGCAGCTCGAGGTCGCCGAAATCTCCCGCGCGCTGAAGCAGCTGGCCAAGGAGCTGGAGGTGCCCATCATCGCGCTCAGCCAGCTCAACCGTAAGGTGGAGGAGCGCAAGGGCGGCAAGCCCATGCTGTCGGACCTGCGTGAGTCCGGCTCCATCGAGCAGGACGCCGACGTGGTGATGTTCATCCACCGCGAGGAGTCCGAGGAGGGCCCGGATGGCGCGCCGGCCCAGTCCTCCAGCACCGTCATCCCCGTCGAGCTCATCATCGCCAAGCAGCGTAACGGCCCGGTGGGCTCCATCGACCTGGTGTTCCTCTCCGAGTACACACGCTTCGAGAGCCGCACGCGCGGCGAGTAG
- a CDS encoding LytR/AlgR family response regulator transcription factor, which translates to MTPFNVLVVDDEAPARTKVKRLLADDSRFVLAGEAVDGTEALARVEALRPDLVVLDVQMPGLTGFEVLEALGPEGCPAVIFSTAYDAFALQAFEAHAVDYLLKPYDAGRFTRALDKAHALLVGGRTEAEAGRLQALLDGLSRASPSRPLERLVVKVGEAWVPLRLDSVWRLSSEDKYVRLYTDQGEHLVRQSLRALEERLDPARFVRVHRGDIVSLEAVARLEPWTHGDGILVLKNGTTVVLSRTWREVFLQRWGMEG; encoded by the coding sequence ATGACGCCCTTCAACGTGCTGGTGGTGGACGACGAGGCGCCCGCGCGCACCAAGGTGAAGCGCCTGCTGGCGGATGACAGTCGCTTCGTCCTCGCGGGCGAGGCCGTAGACGGGACGGAGGCGCTGGCGCGGGTGGAGGCGCTGCGCCCGGACCTGGTGGTGCTCGACGTGCAGATGCCCGGCCTCACCGGCTTCGAGGTGCTGGAGGCGCTGGGACCGGAGGGCTGCCCCGCAGTCATCTTCTCCACCGCGTATGACGCCTTCGCGCTCCAGGCCTTCGAGGCGCATGCGGTGGACTACCTGCTGAAGCCCTATGACGCGGGCCGCTTCACCCGGGCGCTCGACAAGGCCCATGCGCTGCTCGTCGGAGGGCGGACGGAGGCCGAGGCCGGCCGGCTCCAGGCCCTGCTGGACGGCCTGTCCCGGGCCTCGCCCTCGCGCCCGCTGGAGCGGCTGGTGGTGAAGGTGGGCGAGGCGTGGGTGCCACTGCGGCTGGACTCCGTGTGGCGCCTGTCGTCCGAGGACAAGTACGTGCGGCTGTACACGGACCAGGGCGAGCACCTGGTGCGCCAGAGCCTGCGCGCGCTGGAGGAGCGGCTGGACCCGGCGCGCTTCGTCCGCGTGCACCGGGGCGACATCGTCAGCCTGGAGGCCGTGGCGCGCCTGGAGCCTTGGACCCACGGCGACGGCATCCTCGTCCTCAAGAACGGCACCACGGTGGTCCTCAGCCGCACGTGGCGTGAAGTCTTCCTGCAGCGCTGGGGCATGGAGGGGTGA
- a CDS encoding sensor histidine kinase codes for MSPSPSEDAPVSTAGWQWPRIRARPALALFCLFLGIGLVNGLTVCLTILGNGGTVPGLEPFLWEITGALAVWVVLPVAQTAVLNAPGPRVGWARFGVIHVAGFALFTSLHILVMVPLRYPLYRLLGWGEYDYGALAFRIPMEVLKDVIAYSAGATLWSFVNDWRARQAQALRESSLESELRAARLQALTGQLHPHFLFNALNTISAVMYEDLARTDRMLSDLGGLLRASLERQEATWTLAEERAHAERFVALLTARFGERVTVRWDMAPGLDGARVPCFALQALVENAVKHNQDRREALEVRIRAREDGAGWRLEVEDTGRGFAESSPAAGPGVGLTHLERILALLHGGRARLERGRGPEGGARVSLWLPREVTA; via the coding sequence ATGTCCCCCTCCCCTTCCGAGGACGCGCCAGTCTCCACCGCCGGCTGGCAGTGGCCACGCATCCGCGCCCGCCCGGCGCTGGCGCTGTTCTGCCTCTTCCTCGGCATCGGGCTGGTGAACGGGCTGACGGTCTGCCTGACCATCCTGGGCAATGGCGGCACCGTCCCGGGGCTGGAGCCCTTCCTCTGGGAAATCACCGGGGCGCTGGCGGTATGGGTGGTGCTCCCCGTGGCCCAGACGGCGGTCCTCAATGCGCCGGGGCCGCGCGTCGGCTGGGCCCGCTTCGGGGTCATCCATGTGGCGGGCTTCGCGCTCTTCACCAGCCTGCACATCCTGGTGATGGTGCCGCTGAGGTACCCGCTCTACCGGCTGCTCGGCTGGGGCGAGTACGACTATGGAGCCCTGGCGTTCCGCATCCCCATGGAGGTGCTGAAGGACGTCATCGCGTACTCGGCCGGTGCCACGCTGTGGAGCTTCGTCAACGACTGGCGGGCGCGGCAGGCACAGGCGCTGCGGGAGTCGTCGCTGGAGAGCGAGCTGCGCGCGGCCCGGCTCCAGGCGCTCACGGGACAGCTCCACCCGCACTTCCTCTTCAACGCGCTGAACACCATCAGCGCGGTGATGTACGAGGACCTGGCGCGCACGGACCGGATGCTGAGCGATTTGGGCGGACTGCTGCGCGCCAGCCTCGAGCGCCAGGAGGCGACGTGGACGCTCGCGGAGGAGCGCGCCCATGCCGAGCGCTTCGTCGCGCTGCTGACCGCCCGCTTCGGCGAGCGCGTGACGGTGCGCTGGGACATGGCGCCCGGGCTGGACGGCGCGCGCGTGCCCTGCTTCGCGCTGCAGGCGCTGGTGGAGAACGCGGTGAAGCACAACCAGGACCGGCGGGAGGCGCTGGAGGTGCGCATCCGCGCCCGTGAGGATGGCGCCGGGTGGAGGCTGGAGGTGGAGGACACGGGGCGCGGCTTCGCGGAGTCCTCTCCTGCGGCGGGGCCCGGCGTGGGGCTGACGCACCTGGAGCGCATCCTCGCGCTGCTGCACGGCGGGCGGGCGCGGCTGGAGCGCGGGCGTGGCCCGGAAGGCGGGGCACGTGTGTCGCTGTGGCTGCCTCGTGAGGTGACTGCATGA
- a CDS encoding acyltransferase family protein: MSTPTLPRSTPDEHHPDLDWLRVVAILLLHLFHTGMMFNTWDWHVKSPQALPVLEPVMEVMHHLRMPLLMFISGVGTALALRRRTLGGFAADRAKRLLWPLVFGIFVVVPPQIYVERLLRGQFQGDYAAFYPSVFEIVPYPAGSFSWHHLWFVAYLFVYCVLALPLFAALATARGQAFLARAEAWLCRGWNVCWFFLPLALNGVLLHEYPTTHALFDDPRTFGHYGLLFLMGHLFGRCPRIWDVLVERRRVLLAPSAVLFVIMVPDSEFPLVWEMLGAMAALWLFILTALGWARARIHVRRPWLKYAQERAYPFYIFHQTVIIVVGYLMLTLPVGPWALLGLVLTVSFAATWALSEAVSRVGWLRPCFGMKPRTAQARVPRTAEAGHTA, from the coding sequence ATGAGCACCCCCACACTGCCCCGGTCCACCCCCGACGAGCACCACCCTGACCTGGACTGGCTCCGCGTCGTCGCCATCCTGCTGCTGCACCTGTTCCACACGGGGATGATGTTCAACACCTGGGACTGGCACGTGAAGAGCCCCCAGGCGCTGCCCGTGCTGGAGCCGGTCATGGAGGTGATGCACCACCTGCGCATGCCGCTGCTGATGTTCATCTCCGGGGTGGGCACCGCGCTGGCCCTGCGGCGGCGCACGCTGGGAGGCTTCGCCGCGGACCGCGCGAAGCGGCTCCTGTGGCCCCTCGTCTTCGGCATCTTCGTGGTGGTGCCGCCGCAGATCTACGTGGAGCGGCTGCTCCGGGGACAGTTCCAGGGGGACTACGCGGCCTTCTACCCGTCGGTGTTCGAAATCGTGCCCTACCCGGCCGGCAGCTTCAGCTGGCACCACCTCTGGTTCGTCGCCTACCTCTTCGTCTACTGCGTGCTGGCGCTGCCCCTCTTCGCGGCGCTGGCCACGGCGCGAGGGCAGGCCTTCCTCGCGCGGGCGGAGGCCTGGCTGTGCCGGGGGTGGAACGTGTGCTGGTTCTTCCTCCCGCTCGCGCTCAACGGGGTGCTGCTGCACGAGTACCCGACGACACACGCGCTGTTCGACGACCCGAGGACCTTCGGCCACTACGGCCTGCTCTTCCTGATGGGCCACCTCTTCGGCCGCTGCCCGCGCATCTGGGACGTCCTGGTGGAGCGCCGGCGCGTGCTGCTGGCCCCCAGCGCGGTGCTCTTCGTCATCATGGTGCCGGACAGCGAGTTTCCCCTCGTCTGGGAGATGCTCGGCGCCATGGCCGCCCTGTGGCTCTTCATCCTGACGGCGCTCGGCTGGGCGCGGGCGCGCATCCACGTCCGCCGGCCGTGGCTGAAGTACGCGCAGGAGCGGGCCTATCCCTTCTACATCTTCCACCAGACGGTCATCATCGTCGTGGGGTACCTGATGCTCACGCTGCCGGTGGGGCCGTGGGCGCTGCTCGGGCTGGTGCTCACCGTGTCCTTTGCCGCCACCTGGGCCCTGAGCGAGGCCGTGTCGCGCGTGGGCTGGCTGCGGCCCTGCTTCGGGATGAAGCCGCGCACGGCGCAGGCCCGGGTCCCCCGGACGGCGGAGGCGGGGCATACTGCGTGA
- the rplI gene encoding 50S ribosomal protein L9: MKVILREDIENLGKSGELVTVKDGFGRNYLLPRKKAVLASEQNLRQLEHEKGVITARNAKLKGAAEEQAKKIGNIKVTIKRKVGEQDKLFGSVTVLDIAEAVAAQGQTVDRRAIHLPEPIKSLGSYEVELRLHREVVAKIKVEVAAE, from the coding sequence ATGAAGGTCATTCTGCGTGAGGACATCGAGAACCTCGGCAAGTCCGGGGAGCTCGTCACCGTGAAGGACGGCTTCGGCCGCAACTACCTGCTGCCTCGCAAGAAGGCGGTTCTGGCGAGCGAGCAGAACCTGCGCCAGCTCGAGCACGAGAAGGGCGTCATCACCGCCCGGAACGCCAAGCTCAAGGGCGCGGCCGAGGAGCAGGCGAAGAAGATCGGCAACATCAAGGTCACCATCAAGCGCAAGGTCGGCGAGCAGGACAAGCTCTTCGGCTCCGTCACCGTGCTGGACATCGCCGAGGCGGTCGCTGCCCAGGGCCAGACGGTGGACCGTCGCGCCATCCACCTGCCCGAGCCCATCAAGTCGCTCGGCAGCTACGAGGTGGAGCTGCGCCTGCACCGCGAGGTCGTGGCGAAGATCAAGGTCGAGGTCGCGGCCGAGTAG
- the rpsR gene encoding 30S ribosomal protein S18 — MSNGTESKTGAASGGRSGGFGGGGGGGFGGGSRGGDRGGDRGGRDDRGGRDDRGGGMGGDDDKRGGGRGFGRKKVCRFCAEKNASVDFKDQATLKYFVTERGKIIPRRISGNCAKHQREVAVAIKRARGIALLPYNAVVG, encoded by the coding sequence ATGAGCAACGGAACTGAGAGCAAGACGGGTGCTGCCTCCGGCGGCCGCAGTGGCGGCTTCGGTGGCGGTGGCGGTGGTGGATTCGGTGGCGGCTCGCGCGGTGGTGACCGCGGCGGCGACCGCGGCGGTCGTGACGACCGTGGCGGCCGTGACGACCGCGGCGGCGGGATGGGCGGCGACGACGACAAGCGTGGTGGTGGCCGTGGCTTCGGCCGCAAGAAGGTCTGCCGCTTCTGCGCCGAGAAGAACGCCTCGGTGGACTTCAAGGACCAGGCGACGCTGAAGTACTTCGTCACCGAGCGCGGCAAGATCATCCCCCGCCGCATCTCCGGCAACTGCGCGAAGCACCAGCGTGAGGTGGCGGTCGCCATCAAGCGCGCCCGCGGCATCGCGCTCCTCCCCTACAACGCGGTGGTCGGCTAG
- the rpsF gene encoding 30S ribosomal protein S6 yields MAETQAATRLREYETIFLVKPDLTDDNVDKLKERVRGIVGREGGKLLRFTVWGKKKTLFPVAKQPRAIYVHASYLGGSKLVAEVERNLRNLDEVSRYISVKIADEVDPESRPVLEDLKLAGDVEETRPGAPLERESPFRSEEPVGDAEEDATEEA; encoded by the coding sequence ATGGCTGAGACGCAGGCCGCGACGCGGCTTCGTGAGTACGAGACCATCTTCCTGGTCAAGCCGGACCTGACGGACGACAACGTGGACAAGCTCAAGGAGCGCGTCCGCGGCATCGTTGGCCGTGAGGGTGGCAAGCTCCTCCGCTTCACGGTGTGGGGCAAGAAGAAGACCCTGTTCCCCGTGGCGAAGCAGCCCCGCGCCATCTACGTGCACGCCAGCTACCTGGGCGGCTCGAAGCTGGTGGCCGAAGTGGAGCGCAACCTCCGCAACCTCGACGAGGTCTCCCGGTACATCTCCGTGAAGATCGCGGACGAGGTGGACCCCGAGTCCCGCCCGGTCCTCGAGGACCTGAAGCTGGCTGGCGACGTGGAGGAGACCCGTCCGGGCGCTCCCCTCGAGCGCGAGAGCCCGTTCCGGAGCGAGGAGCCGGTTGGCGACGCTGAGGAGGATGCGACCGAGGAGGCCTGA
- the pth gene encoding aminoacyl-tRNA hydrolase, with product MKLIVGLGNPGREYERNRHNIGFMVVEALLPRARGELNQEKFAAKVGQGTLAGERVLFVEPQTYMNLSGRSVAEAARFYKVAVEDVLVIHDELDLPFGRLQLKAGGGSGGHNGLKSTVASLGDESFIRLRFGIGKPEGPNARERVSGYVLGNFDDGERRQLDELIGRAVDMTETWIREGLSVAMNRFNRKA from the coding sequence ATGAAGCTCATCGTCGGGCTGGGCAACCCGGGGCGCGAGTACGAGCGGAACCGGCACAACATCGGGTTCATGGTGGTGGAGGCGCTGCTGCCCCGCGCGCGCGGGGAGCTCAACCAGGAGAAGTTCGCCGCGAAGGTGGGCCAGGGCACGCTGGCCGGTGAGCGCGTGCTCTTCGTGGAGCCCCAGACGTACATGAACCTGTCGGGCCGCTCGGTGGCGGAGGCGGCGCGCTTCTACAAGGTCGCCGTGGAGGACGTGCTCGTCATCCACGACGAGCTCGATTTGCCCTTCGGCCGGCTCCAGCTCAAGGCGGGCGGCGGCAGCGGCGGCCACAACGGCCTCAAGAGCACCGTGGCCAGCCTGGGCGACGAGTCCTTCATCCGCCTGCGCTTCGGCATCGGCAAGCCGGAGGGCCCCAACGCCCGCGAGCGCGTGTCCGGCTACGTGCTGGGCAACTTCGACGACGGCGAGCGCCGCCAGCTGGACGAGCTCATCGGCCGCGCGGTGGACATGACGGAGACCTGGATTCGCGAGGGCCTGTCGGTGGCGATGAACCGGTTCAACCGGAAGGCCTGA
- a CDS encoding 50S ribosomal protein L25/general stress protein Ctc encodes MSVDKSTLEAKAREGAGKGPARRLRAQGLVPAVVYGKHLEKPVHIAVDPKSVRVAINTPHKFNTLIQIKVEGGTRQVLLKDYQMDPLTRDILHVDFLDVRENEQVKVNVPLTLVGKAQGVADGGLLTQIRRELALWALPNAIPERIEVDVTPMKINDALHVNDLKLPAGVSVKTNVNYTVAVLSAPEAAEAAPVAAAAAPAAAAAAPAAAKAGDKAAAPAAAAKAPAAKK; translated from the coding sequence ATGTCCGTCGACAAGAGCACCCTCGAGGCCAAGGCGCGTGAGGGCGCCGGCAAGGGCCCCGCCCGCCGCCTGCGCGCGCAGGGTCTGGTTCCCGCCGTGGTGTACGGCAAGCACCTCGAGAAGCCGGTGCACATCGCCGTGGACCCCAAGTCCGTGCGCGTGGCCATCAACACCCCGCACAAGTTCAACACCCTCATCCAGATCAAGGTGGAAGGTGGCACCCGTCAGGTCCTGCTGAAGGACTACCAGATGGACCCGCTCACCCGCGACATCCTCCACGTCGACTTCCTGGACGTGCGTGAGAACGAGCAGGTGAAGGTGAACGTGCCCCTGACGCTCGTGGGCAAGGCGCAGGGCGTGGCGGACGGCGGTCTGCTCACCCAGATCCGCCGCGAGCTCGCGCTCTGGGCGCTGCCGAACGCCATCCCCGAGCGCATCGAGGTGGACGTGACGCCGATGAAGATCAACGACGCGCTGCACGTCAACGACCTGAAGCTGCCCGCGGGCGTGTCCGTGAAGACGAACGTCAACTACACCGTGGCGGTCCTCAGCGCGCCCGAGGCGGCCGAGGCGGCTCCGGTGGCGGCGGCTGCGGCCCCCGCAGCGGCGGCTGCGGCTCCGGCGGCGGCGAAGGCGGGCGACAAGGCGGCGGCTCCTGCCGCGGCGGCCAAGGCCCCGGCGGCGAAGAAGTAG